From a region of the Paraburkholderia hospita genome:
- the rplN gene encoding 50S ribosomal protein L14, protein MIQTETRLEVADNTGAREVMCIKVLGGSKRRYANIGDIIKVTVKEATPRGRVKKGEIYNAVVVRTAKGVRRQDGSLIKFDGNAAVLLNTKLEPIGTRIFGPVTRELRSERFMKIVSLAPEVL, encoded by the coding sequence ATGATCCAGACCGAAACTCGGCTCGAAGTGGCCGACAACACGGGTGCGCGTGAAGTCATGTGCATCAAGGTGCTCGGCGGCTCGAAGCGTCGTTATGCCAACATTGGCGACATCATCAAGGTGACCGTCAAAGAAGCAACGCCGCGCGGGCGCGTGAAGAAAGGCGAAATCTACAACGCCGTGGTGGTTCGCACCGCCAAGGGCGTGCGTCGTCAAGACGGCTCGCTGATCAAGTTCGACGGCAACGCAGCCGTGCTTTTGAATACCAAGCTCGAGCCTATCGGCACCCGTATCTTTGGGCCGGTTACGCGTGAGCTGCGCAGCGAACGTTTCATGAAGATCGTTTCGCTCGCGCCGGAAGTGCTGTAA
- the rplE gene encoding 50S ribosomal protein L5 — protein sequence MARLQEFYKEKVVPGLIEKFGYKSVMEVPRITKITLNMGLGEAVADKKIIENAVGDLTKIAGQKPVITKARKAIAGFKIRQGYPIGAMVTLRGQAMYEFLDRFVTVALPRVRDFRGVSGRAFDGRGNYNIGVKEQIIFPEIDYDKIDALRGLNISITTTAKTDDEAKALLASFKFPFRN from the coding sequence ATGGCACGTTTGCAAGAATTTTATAAAGAGAAGGTTGTTCCCGGCCTGATCGAGAAGTTCGGTTACAAGTCCGTGATGGAAGTGCCGCGCATCACCAAGATCACCCTGAACATGGGTCTTGGCGAAGCCGTCGCTGACAAGAAGATCATCGAGAACGCCGTTGGCGATCTGACGAAGATCGCGGGCCAGAAGCCGGTCATCACGAAGGCACGCAAGGCAATCGCAGGCTTCAAGATCCGTCAGGGTTACCCGATCGGCGCGATGGTCACGCTGCGTGGCCAGGCAATGTACGAATTTCTCGACCGTTTCGTGACGGTTGCGCTCCCGCGGGTGCGTGACTTCCGTGGCGTGTCGGGCCGTGCATTCGACGGTCGTGGCAACTACAACATCGGTGTGAAAGAGCAGATCATTTTCCCCGAAATCGACTACGACAAGATCGACGCGTTGCGTGGGCTGAATATCAGCATCACAACGACTGCGAAGACTGACGATGAAGCAAAGGCACTGCTCGCCAGCTTCAAGTTCCCGTTCAGAAACTGA
- the rplX gene encoding 50S ribosomal protein L24: MNKIRKGDEVVVVTGKDKGKRGVVLAVADDRVTVEGLNIAKKHVKPNPMKGTTGGVEAKAMPLHISNVALVDANGKPSRVGIKVEGDKKVRFLKSTGAVLSA, translated from the coding sequence ATGAACAAGATTCGCAAAGGTGATGAAGTCGTCGTAGTTACCGGTAAAGACAAGGGCAAGCGCGGTGTTGTGCTGGCTGTTGCCGATGACCGTGTGACCGTCGAAGGCCTCAATATCGCCAAGAAGCATGTGAAGCCGAACCCGATGAAGGGTACGACGGGCGGTGTAGAAGCGAAGGCAATGCCGTTGCATATTTCGAACGTCGCGCTGGTCGACGCGAATGGCAAGCCGTCGCGTGTCGGCATCAAGGTCGAGGGAGACAAGAAGGTTCGTTTCCTGAAGTCGACCGGTGCTGTGCTGAGCGCCTGA
- the rpsN gene encoding 30S ribosomal protein S14 has protein sequence MAKLALIEREKKRARLAAKFAPKRAELKAIIDDQSKSEEERYAARLELQQLPRNSNPTRKRNRCAITGRPRGTFRKFGLARNKIREIAFRGEIPGLTKASW, from the coding sequence GTGGCTAAACTGGCACTGATCGAACGTGAAAAGAAGCGTGCGCGCCTGGCTGCCAAGTTCGCACCTAAGCGTGCCGAGCTGAAGGCAATCATCGACGACCAAAGCAAGTCGGAAGAAGAGCGTTATGCGGCTCGTCTCGAGCTGCAACAACTGCCGCGCAATTCGAACCCGACCCGCAAGCGCAATCGTTGCGCAATCACTGGTCGTCCGCGTGGCACGTTCCGTAAATTCGGGCTGGCGCGTAACAAGATTCGTGAAATCGCGTTCCGCGGCGAGATCCCTGGCCTGACCAAGGCGAGCTGGTAA